ACACAATCTAACTTCAAATACTCTTTATCACTTTGCACATTCTCTTCTACCCAATGCAAAATCCATTCTCCTATTCCATTCCCCTTATACTTCCGTTTTACCGCAAATCTATGAATATATAATGAATTAGAAACTTCCTCTTTACCAAAAATGTGTTCATCCCATTCATTTTGTTTAGGAGAAACTGTAACTGTACCAACTATTTCATCTTCTTTCATAACAACATACGTATATTTCTCGCTTATGCCTTCTAATATTTCAGCTGTAGCTTCTCCTCCTAAAAGATACTGCCATTGATTCACTTCTTTATGTTGTAGCCATTGTGCTACTTCTTTTAATAGAATTATAATACTATTACTTTCATTTTCAGTAGCAATTCGAATTGTATATTCTTTACTAATATTTCTCTCCATATTGCTGTTCCCCTTTCAAATTACTACCATACTGACATACGAGTCCTTCCATCATTTTCATCTGTAATATATTCTACATAAAATCCTTGATTCAGTGCGTTTTCATACATCATTTCAATCTCTTCTTGTTTTTTCGCATAAATTTGTATGTAATCACCATCGGCTACTAATACGACTACTTCACACTTACTCTCCTTAAATTCTTCATATGTTTCAATTTCTCCTAGTACTTCCCCTTTTGGATATGCTTTTAAGTCTACAAATAAAAGATAATATATGTTATCTTTTATTTGTTTTTTTAATTCTGATCCTTCCATGATCTCGTTATCTTCTGAAAATAATTCTGGACCTAATCCATTCCCTACTATTATATAAGCTTCCTCCCTTCCCACGGCTTGCCAATCAAATGTAATAATATCAATTGGCTTTAACACTTTCCAAAGTAAATTATCATATCCATCTAGAATATCTACTGTAATTCCTCTTTTCATATGTTTGCTCCTAGCTTATTTATTTTCATTTTCGTTCCATACATTATATACCAAATTCAACTACTATATTTTGTCGATACTCTTTGTAACTTGTATTTCATCATAAAAAACCGCTCCACTACTAGCGAAACGGTTTCCTTCTGCTTACATTTAAATATCCTATTCAATTGTTGCACTGCGTTTTAAAATAATTCCTAATATATTCACCACATCAGCCATTCATTCTTAATGCTCACTTCGTTTTCACAAAATAATATAAAAACCATACCGCATGATTTTGTTCATCTGCAGCTATTCTCCGCAACAAATCTTTCATAGATGCATCTGATGTTTCATCTGAAATTTCTAAATAAAAATCTACAGTCTTTTGCTCATCTTGTATAGCGAATTCTAATCCTTGTAAGTAAGTATTAGGACATCCTTCATTAAGCTTTGGTTTCGGCTGCCTGCCAGTTAAATTCGTATAGATTTGTACAAAATTTTGAAAATGCCTTATTTCATCATTACGGATTTCAAGAATTTGTTTTTTTTCTACTTGATTTGGAGCCATATTAGCTAATTTTGCATAGCAATTTATAGCCGTAAACTCTCCATCAATTGCTTTTTCAATATCGCTAATTAGCTTATCATTTTGCCTATACCAATCATAATAATTCGAATTATACATCGTATCCCCTCCATACTTTCGCATAACATTTTATGCATTTTGAAATAGTAGGAGCATGTGTATATAACGGGACGGCTTTAGATTGAAAGTAAAGTTTGATAACAAGGTCTATTTTGTAGGGTAATTGCTTATGCATACAATAACACTAATTTTTTGTATACTGTTGCTATAAACTCTCGCGGGAGTTGGAAAATACATTCGCGAATCAACGAAAGGTTCAACATGATGCGGTGCGAAGCTATTATGAGTTCAGTGACATAACTAGGAGGTTCCACTATGCCATCTTTATTTAAAACTATGGAGTTCCAGCTAAAAACCGAACGACTTGATCTGAGTATGTGGGAGGAATCCGATTCAGTTTGGATGAGAAAATTAATTGGCGAACGTGGTGTGGACATGCCGACCCTCGACTCCGTTCGTAGCCGGCTTATTGAGATGCGCAAGAAGGCAGACGAAAATGGTATTTCCCTTCTCACTATTCGAAGGAGAGACGAAGGCGATGTCATCGGATACTGTGGCCTGATTATCGGGCGTTCCACACTTGAAGAGCCGGAGATTGCATACGAGTTGCTCCGCAGTACTCATGGTAAAGGCTATGCGACTGAGGCAGCATCCGTTGTGCTGGACGCTGCGATTGCTACTGGGCGCCATAGACTTTGGTCGACTGTAGGCGCTTGGAATGTTGCTTCCCTCCGGGTGCTAGAAAAGATAGGATTTAAGCGGCATCACAGTACATGGGAGGACGAACGTGGTGAGATTGTTTGGAACGTACGTGATCTTTAGAGATCCCGCCTTAATTCCAAACAAAACACTGTTTAACAATCAGGCGTTTAAATTGAGAAAAAATCACAAAAATTATCAAAATTTATTCCAAGGCTACAACAGCAAATACGAATTCTTCAGTTTATAGATTTCACCACAAAAAGCCGTTTCACTAAATAGTGAAACGGCTTTTTTTAAACATTCAATTCTGTTTTATGCCCTTTTACTGCATTACGTTTGAAAGCAGTTGCTAGTATAGTAACCATACTTACTACACCAATCCAAACGAGGACAGTAACTGGTGTATTCCAACTTAAACCTTTTCCGAAGAAGAAGATTTCTCTAAGTCCTTCGATCATAAATTTCATTGGTAACCATGAGTAAACCCAGTCTTGATAAAACGAGGGCAACATCTCAGGCGCTAGTGATAATAATGGTGCTCCGAAGAACAGCAATAAAGCGAATAATCCGATCCCATTTAGTCCAACTAATGAGAGCACCGCTGTAATCATTAAGAAGAAACTAAACGCTGTAATAGATAAGAACAACGCCGTATCCGTTACATTCGAAATATTTAATCCTACCATTCCATCTGCAATCCATGTAAGACCAAATCCAATTACAAGCGCCGCAACAGCTCCTGTTACTATTTGTTTTACTTTTAATACAAAGTTTTCTTTTCGTGAGCCGACTGGCATTTTACTAATCGCAATAAAGATGATTGCTGCACTCGCTAAACTGGCAATCCATAACGGTTGGAATAATGATATTGGTGAGTTACCGTTCGCACTATTTTTGCCAATTTCATTTACATTTGTCACTTTCTTCGCAATAGGTGTTACTAAATTTGAAGCTTGATCTGTTGTTAAAGTAGCACCTTTTGCTTTAAACGCATCTAGTAGCTGCGTACGAACAGTATTGTTCATATTATCAACCACACCATTTAATATTTGCCCTGCCATAGTTGATGCCGCTGTATTCATTCCTTGATTTATGAATATTTCTACCTCTGGTGAAGATGGTTGTGGTGTTCGTAACGATGCTTGTTTTGCGCTAAATTCTTTCGGAATGACTAATGCCGCGTAATATTCTTGATTGTTTAACCCCTTTTGAACTGATTCCTTATTTTTTACTTCTACCCACTTCACCGCAGGTTCTTTATCTGATTTCGATGATTTTTTCATCGTATCAACGATTTTTTGCCCCATATTCATTTTAGGTTGATTCGGAATTTCTACTCCTTGATCCTCATTTACAATTGCAATTGGTAAATTTTTCGGCTGAGGTTGAACGCTTGGAAATAATGTTAATGAAAAAATAAAAACAATAAGTAGTGCAATGACTGGTGATAATAATAAAAGTTTATTTTTAAACATGTTCTTTTCCCCTCCTTTAATTTCAGTTACAATAAGTGAACAACGTGTTGTTTATTTATATTTTGAATTATATGTTTGCGTTGAACCTTATACAATAATCAGAAATCGCGAATGTGTCGGTTATAAGACACATTTGATAAATATGTTGAAGAAAATTTAGGAGGGACATACTTTGCGAGATAGTAATTTAGATTTACGAGTGATTCGTACGAAAACGGCCATACGAAATGCATTTGTGGAATTAATTGAAGAAAAAGGCTTTGACGCTATTACAGTAAAAGATATTACAACGAAAGCAAACATAAACCGTGGTACGTTTTATACACATTACCTAGATAAATTTGATTTAATGACGAGATGCCAAGAAGAAATTATGTACGAGATGTCTAGCATTGCAAAAAAGAAATTTCCTGAAGTGATTGCGGATCTTGGATCAAACCCTTCCCCAACGACTCCATTTGCACTTCTCACTTCTATTCTTGAATTTCTAAATGAAAATAGTGATTTTATAAAAGCTGTACTTAGCCCAAAAGGAGATTTATCTTTCCAAACAAAACTGAAAGACTTTATGTGGAAAACACTGTTTGAAGATACGAATGATGCTCTCATAAAGAAAGAGAATTTACTTGTCCCGAGCCAATACTTTGCTTCTTATATGGCATCTGCTCATATAGGTGTCATTCAGCAATGGTTAAATAATGGGCAAAAAGAAACACCGGAGGAAATCGCTCACATTTTATCAACAATCGCAGTTCATGGACCTTTTTATGCAGCTGGCTTGAAGAAATAGGCCTGTTGCATAGAAACATGTTTTAATCAATCTCAATTACATCAACAAACTTAAAAGTGTGCTTACTACTAAGAGCATCAGTTGCATATAACCGTCTATCAACCACTGTTATCTAATTTTCATATAAGTGTAAGCACATTTTCATTGGAATAATACCCTTTACCAAATTTCTAGGCTAAGTAGTTACTATTTTATTAATAACTTAAAATTCATGTTCCTACGAAAAAAGCTGTTGAAAGGAATCCCCTTCAACAGCTTCTCCATTATTAACGATATAAACGAACTGCACCTGCAGAATTATCATCTGCTTGTCCAACTACTTCAAATTTCAATCCAAACTTCGGTAATTTACGTCCTGCATCTGGGATTAAATCGTTCATATACGATTTAGAATCATCAAACTTCGTTACACCTGGTAACCCTTTGTAATCATATGTTCCGCGTGTTGGAGATACAACTTTCCACGCTGGCGCTTGGTTAAAGGAGAACGCAGCATCTGCGATTTGGAATCTTGTACTATTTTTAACAGTAGGTTTGCCATTTAGCGTTCCAACAATTGCCTCTGGGTGAGAGTCAACAACTCCTAAGAAACCTTCGCCTGGATGCATACCAACCCAATTATCTGTAAAGCTAGAGTCTGCATACCATACAAGAAGACCTGTATTATACGGTACACCACTACTATATTTTAACGCTTGATCAGCACCGGCGTAGTTTCTCCACTCTAAATAGTAGTTATGTTTCTTCTTATCAAAACCGTTCGATACAACGAAACCATCTAATTTTAATTTCGCTTCGCCTTCTGTATCATCAGAGAAGACATCATTTCCATCTACAGTTAATGTAGCGTTATCAAGAGTAAAACCGTTCGGTGCAAAACCAGCATCTGTAATGTATTCGAATACTAGTTTTATTTTTTGACCTTTAAATTGACTTAAGTCATATGACTTATCTACCCATTTACCATCCGTTGTATCTAGACCATTTTTCACATTCTTTTCGCCAATGCGATCCACTAACGTTTTCTTATCATCTTCTGTCACTGCATGTACTTCTAGGAAGTCATAATCTGTTTCAATCTCATACAATGTTTTGTAATCAAATTTCACATTTGTTGCATTTGTTAAATCAAACATTGGTGTTTCTAATGTTGTATGAAGATTATCACCTTTTGTACTATAGTAATATTTCTTACCAAATGCAGGCTGTATACCCTTTACCTCTTTATCTGGTAAGTTAACGCGAATTAAACCAGGACGAGCTGATTTCGTTACACTTTGATCTAAGTACGTCGCCAAACCGATACCGCGGTTTAATTTTTCATAGTCAACCTCTACAATATTTGCCCAGTTTCCACCCATGTTCTTTTGAAAGAACTCTTTGTTTTGCGGAGAGAAACTCGGTGGCGTTGTACCCGCAATTTTACCAGCCCAGCTGCCGCCGCTCATAACAGACCAAGAGTTAATTGGCTCACCTGCTCCTGAATACTTCGTATCATACTCATCTGGAAGACCTAAATCATGACCAAATTCATGCGCGAATACACCAACTGCTCCGTCTTCCGGCTCAATTGTGTAGTCGTATGCTGCCATTTTACCGCCCCAGTTATCAACCTTTGCTTTTGTTCCTTCAATTGGATATGGTGCTCCAAGGTTCCAACGATGTGACCAAATTGCGTCATCACCTAGTCTACCACCGCCTCCATCTTGCCCAACTCCAGCGTGAATAACCATTAAATGATCAATAAGACCATCTGGTTCATTTTTATTGCCATCACCATTATTGTCATATTGATCGTATTGATCAAATTCCGATAAATCAATACCACTTTCTACTGCTGCATTCAATGCCTCTTTTACAAAATCACGAGGTCCTTTTGGTCCTTTATTATCATGACCGCCATCTCCTGCATCTGCACCATAATCCGCTGCATTACCAGAAACTGTCAACCACTTTGTTACTGTCCCATCAACTGTATAACTACCACCCGATTGCTCTTCATAATATTGTTTAAATGTTGGGGTTTTTGAACCATCAAAGAGTGTAAACGGCTCATCACCAAATAACATTTTTTGATAATGTTCTGGATTAAAATCATTTGAATACATATAACCTGGTACTTGATCAATATTGTTATGCTTAAAATCAGCAAACTCTACTAGCAATACAAGAACTTTATCTTTACGAACATCACCATTATATTGTTTTTGCTTCGCTGAAGTAGTTGGTACTTTGCCGTTTAATCCCCCTTTAACCGGCTCTTGTCCAGCTACCGGACCAATAGCAGGTTGATTTACTTTTTCTTTCTCATCTGCTTTTGCATCTTTAACTTTTTTCAAAAAGTCAGCAGCTTCTCTCGTAACACTGTCCCCCGCTGCTGGTTCTTTTCCAGCATTTTCGCCTTTTTTCTTCTCTACGTATTTTCCAACAGCTTTTAATGTGTCTTCTTTCGACGTAGATTCACTAATTACACCGCGTTTCTTGAGCGCATCTGCTAAACGCTCCTCTTGAATTAAATTTTCATCAATTGGACTTAAAGTTCCTACATTAGACGGCGTTGCTGCATAAACAGATTGACTACCAAACCCAAATGTGCAACTAAGCACAGCTGTCGCCGCAAGCGTAGACAGCACCTTAAAAGGCTTTTTCTTCATCCCTATTCCTCCCCAATATTAAATACGTTCCAACGTTTATATAATAAAGAATATTCTAATAATTCGCAATATATTGTCTTAATTTGTAATATTTTTGAAAATATTCTTTGTTTTAGATTGATATACATTCTGATTCATCGATGTTTCAGGTGATAGCAACTGGCTTAAAAAATAAAAAGACCATCCACTACTTATAGCGGATGATCTTTCATTTAAAGTGCAACTACAGTATCTCAATATACCCCTCTGTTCCATGTACCCGAATTCGTTGCCTGTCTTTTATTAGTTTTGTAGCATTCTCTACCCCTACGACTGCTGGTAATCCATACTCACGTGCGATAACTGCTCCATGTGTCATCAGTCCGCCAACTTCGGTGACCAATCCTTTTATAGACACAAACAATGGGGTCCATCCAGGGTCAGTAAAGGCAGTAACTAATATATCTCCATCTTCTAAATTCGCATCTTCCATATTTAAAATAACGCGTGCTCTCCCCTCAATCACCCCTGAAGAAACAGGTAGACCTACGATTGCTTCAGCCGGGAGATTTTCTCGTTTGTACTTCCCAGTAATGATTTCTCCATCAGACGTAATAACACGCGGAGGCGTTAGTTTTTCATATAATTTGTAATCATTTTTTTGTTTATGAATAACCTCATAATCTAGTTTATTTGTGCGAACGACTTCGTGAAGCTCTTCAAAAGTTAGGTAGTATATATCATCAACTTCATGAATGACACCGCTCTGCACAAGTTGCTCTGCTTCTTTCAATAACGCCTGCTTATATATGAAATAACGATGAATCATGCCGTATTTTGGGTATTCACGATAACCGGTGTAATTCCGGATGTTACGAATCATTCTCTTCGTCTCTTCTACTTTTTGTTTACCATCCGGCAAGTGCTGCAATCGCTCTAATAACTCTTCTTCTTTTTTCAAAGCTTCCCGCAGCCCTTCTTCAAACTTCCTCTTACTAGCACCAGCTTCAAAGTCTCTTATATGATTTAAAATCATCGGGATAATTGTAGCTGGCTGTTCACTCCAGCGCGTTTTCGTGATGTCGATTTCTCCGCTGCATCTCATTCCGTATTTATTCAGAAAAGCTTGGATTGCATCCCGAACTTTTTCCCCGCCTTTAAACTGGATTAGTTCATCTAAAAAGCTGTCATCTTCTACATGTTGTAAATACGCAATAACTTCTGGATACGACCGAATCACATCTGCCACATCCAATAACGCTAGCCCCATTTCTGACGTAACATTATGTTGTACAGATTGTGAAAGTATGTCTGCAGCATTCTTTTCCCCTAGCCATTTCTCCATCTTTTCATTAACCCATGAGGAAGCATTCATACCTGCCATAATGACAGATATACTTTGCGGGCTAAATAATACTTTCCTTAATTGCTTAATATCTTCCAAAATAAAATCAAGTACATCTGATCCTGATTTCGTTTGTATGTTTCGTTTTAACTCTTCGATCGATGCTTGACTATTCTTTATTAAATCCGTGACGATTGCCGGATCGTTTTCGATTTCTGGTTGCGAACTTGCAGGCGGCGCACTTTTACTAACACTTT
This genomic interval from Bacillus cereus contains the following:
- a CDS encoding ferritin-like domain-containing protein, which produces MYNSNYYDWYRQNDKLISDIEKAIDGEFTAINCYAKLANMAPNQVEKKQILEIRNDEIRHFQNFVQIYTNLTGRQPKPKLNEGCPNTYLQGLEFAIQDEQKTVDFYLEISDETSDASMKDLLRRIAADEQNHAVWFLYYFVKTK
- a CDS encoding GNAT family N-acetyltransferase is translated as MPSLFKTMEFQLKTERLDLSMWEESDSVWMRKLIGERGVDMPTLDSVRSRLIEMRKKADENGISLLTIRRRDEGDVIGYCGLIIGRSTLEEPEIAYELLRSTHGKGYATEAASVVLDAAIATGRHRLWSTVGAWNVASLRVLEKIGFKRHHSTWEDERGEIVWNVRDL
- a CDS encoding DUF2691 family protein, with translation MKRGITVDILDGYDNLLWKVLKPIDIITFDWQAVGREEAYIIVGNGLGPELFSEDNEIMEGSELKKQIKDNIYYLLFVDLKAYPKGEVLGEIETYEEFKESKCEVVVLVADGDYIQIYAKKQEEIEMMYENALNQGFYVEYITDENDGRTRMSVW
- a CDS encoding YhgE/Pip domain-containing protein: MFKNKLLLLSPVIALLIVFIFSLTLFPSVQPQPKNLPIAIVNEDQGVEIPNQPKMNMGQKIVDTMKKSSKSDKEPAVKWVEVKNKESVQKGLNNQEYYAALVIPKEFSAKQASLRTPQPSSPEVEIFINQGMNTAASTMAGQILNGVVDNMNNTVRTQLLDAFKAKGATLTTDQASNLVTPIAKKVTNVNEIGKNSANGNSPISLFQPLWIASLASAAIIFIAISKMPVGSRKENFVLKVKQIVTGAVAALVIGFGLTWIADGMVGLNISNVTDTALFLSITAFSFFLMITAVLSLVGLNGIGLFALLLFFGAPLLSLAPEMLPSFYQDWVYSWLPMKFMIEGLREIFFFGKGLSWNTPVTVLVWIGVVSMVTILATAFKRNAVKGHKTELNV
- the ppsA gene encoding phosphoenolpyruvate synthase gives rise to the protein MSSFVLDFQEIEKTQLSLVGGKGLNLGELSNIQGIQVPEGFCVTTVGYEKAIEQNEAFQALLNQLTMLKIEDRNQIGEISKRIREIVMAVEITSDVEKAVTHYLSCFGNEHAYAVRSSATAEDLPYASFAGQQDTYLNIIGKEAILQHVRKCWASLFTDRAVIYRMQNGFEHSQVSICVVVQRMVFPQASGILFTADPITSNRKVLSIDASFGLGEALVSGLVSADNYKVKEGEIVGKMIATKKLAIYGRKEGGTETKQIAPNQQKVQTLTEQQILQLAQIGRQIEAYFACPQDIEWCLVDDTFYIVQSRPITTLYPIPEANGGGNHVYISVGHQQMMTDAMKPLGLSFFLLTTSAPMRKAGGRLFVDATQKLASPVSRDYLINTLGKSDPLIRDALTTVIERENFIKLLPDDEKEKSVSKSAPPASSQPEIENDPAIVTDLIKNSQASIEELKRNIQTKSGSDVLDFILEDIKQLRKVLFSPQSISVIMAGMNASSWVNEKMEKWLGEKNAADILSQSVQHNVTSEMGLALLDVADVIRSYPEVIAYLQHVEDDSFLDELIQFKGGEKVRDAIQAFLNKYGMRCSGEIDITKTRWSEQPATIIPMILNHIRDFEAGASKRKFEEGLREALKKEEELLERLQHLPDGKQKVEETKRMIRNIRNYTGYREYPKYGMIHRYFIYKQALLKEAEQLVQSGVIHEVDDIYYLTFEELHEVVRTNKLDYEVIHKQKNDYKLYEKLTPPRVITSDGEIITGKYKRENLPAEAIVGLPVSSGVIEGRARVILNMEDANLEDGDILVTAFTDPGWTPLFVSIKGLVTEVGGLMTHGAVIAREYGLPAVVGVENATKLIKDRQRIRVHGTEGYIEIL
- a CDS encoding immune inhibitor A domain-containing protein, producing MKKKPFKVLSTLAATAVLSCTFGFGSQSVYAATPSNVGTLSPIDENLIQEERLADALKKRGVISESTSKEDTLKAVGKYVEKKKGENAGKEPAAGDSVTREAADFLKKVKDAKADEKEKVNQPAIGPVAGQEPVKGGLNGKVPTTSAKQKQYNGDVRKDKVLVLLVEFADFKHNNIDQVPGYMYSNDFNPEHYQKMLFGDEPFTLFDGSKTPTFKQYYEEQSGGSYTVDGTVTKWLTVSGNAADYGADAGDGGHDNKGPKGPRDFVKEALNAAVESGIDLSEFDQYDQYDNNGDGNKNEPDGLIDHLMVIHAGVGQDGGGGRLGDDAIWSHRWNLGAPYPIEGTKAKVDNWGGKMAAYDYTIEPEDGAVGVFAHEFGHDLGLPDEYDTKYSGAGEPINSWSVMSGGSWAGKIAGTTPPSFSPQNKEFFQKNMGGNWANIVEVDYEKLNRGIGLATYLDQSVTKSARPGLIRVNLPDKEVKGIQPAFGKKYYYSTKGDNLHTTLETPMFDLTNATNVKFDYKTLYEIETDYDFLEVHAVTEDDKKTLVDRIGEKNVKNGLDTTDGKWVDKSYDLSQFKGQKIKLVFEYITDAGFAPNGFTLDNATLTVDGNDVFSDDTEGEAKLKLDGFVVSNGFDKKKHNYYLEWRNYAGADQALKYSSGVPYNTGLLVWYADSSFTDNWVGMHPGEGFLGVVDSHPEAIVGTLNGKPTVKNSTRFQIADAAFSFNQAPAWKVVSPTRGTYDYKGLPGVTKFDDSKSYMNDLIPDAGRKLPKFGLKFEVVGQADDNSAGAVRLYR
- a CDS encoding GNAT family N-acetyltransferase — its product is MERNISKEYTIRIATENESNSIIILLKEVAQWLQHKEVNQWQYLLGGEATAEILEGISEKYTYVVMKEDEIVGTVTVSPKQNEWDEHIFGKEEVSNSLYIHRFAVKRKYKGNGIGEWILHWVEENVQSDKEYLKLDCVGHNQLLNDFYKRCGFEYIGSTDGLSKFQKRRRK
- a CDS encoding TetR/AcrR family transcriptional regulator, whose translation is MRDSNLDLRVIRTKTAIRNAFVELIEEKGFDAITVKDITTKANINRGTFYTHYLDKFDLMTRCQEEIMYEMSSIAKKKFPEVIADLGSNPSPTTPFALLTSILEFLNENSDFIKAVLSPKGDLSFQTKLKDFMWKTLFEDTNDALIKKENLLVPSQYFASYMASAHIGVIQQWLNNGQKETPEEIAHILSTIAVHGPFYAAGLKK